Proteins encoded together in one Solanum lycopersicum chromosome 7, SLM_r2.1 window:
- the TIL' gene encoding temperature-induced lipocalin', with protein sequence MTTKEMEVVKNLDVEKYMGRWYEIASFPSRNQPKDGVNTRATYTLNQDGTVHVLNETWSGGKRGSIEGTAYKADPKSDEAKLKVKFYIPPFLPIIPIVGDYWVLYIDDDYQYALIGQPSKKYLWILCRQPHLDEEIYNQLVEKAKEVGYDVSKLHKTPQADPPPDGEDAPKDTKGFWWIKSILGK encoded by the exons atgACCACAAAAGAGATGGAAGTAGTAAAGAATTTGGATGTTGAAAAATACATGGGAAGATGGTATGAAATTGCCTCATTTCCATCAAGAAATCAACCAAAAGATGGTGTAAACACAAGAGCCACTTACACTTTAAACCAAGATGGAACAGTACATGTGTTAAATGAAACATGGAGTGGTGGTAAAAGAGGTTCAATTGAAGGGACTGCCTATAAAGCTGATCCAAAAAGTGATGAAGCAAAACTTAAAGTGAAATTTTATATCCCACCTTTCTTGCCAATTATTCCTATTGTTGGTGATTATTGGGTtttatatattgatgatgattatcAATATGCTTTGATTGGTCAGCCTAGTAAGAAATATCTTTGG ATATTATGTAGGCAACCACATCTTGATGAAGAAATATACAACCAACTTGTTGAGAAGGCAAAAGAAGTAGGATATGATGTGAGCAAACTTCACAAGACACCTCAAGCTGATCCTCCACCAGATGGTGAAGATGCCCCAAAGGACACTAAAGGATTTTGGTGGATCAAATCAATATTGGGAAAATAG